In one Burkholderiales bacterium GJ-E10 genomic region, the following are encoded:
- a CDS encoding flagellar basal body P-ring protein, producing MVAILMKVSLPNKWLRIVAALLVCALGILGSVPARAEHVRDLASVRGVRGNALIGYGLVVGLDNSGDQTMMTPFTVQSLQSMLQNLGITIPPSATASMMLTNIAAVMVTATLPAFAQPGQQIDVTVSSMGTARSLRGGTLLMTPLKGVDGTVYAVAQGNVVIGGAGASQNGSKVQINQLDAGRIPGGATVERAVASPFQRGGMLALELNSTDFGTAAAVAHAINAKLGAGTAAAQDGRTIDVRAPADPNARVDFMARVESVDVALADPPARVIINARTGSIVMNRMVTLEPAAVAHGNLSVTISTTPVVSQPGALSGGQTVVTQQSSIKVKQQGGSLMQVPQTANLSDLVNALNALGANPADLVSILQALKAAGALKAEIEVI from the coding sequence GTGGTCGCCATTCTGATGAAGGTCTCCCTGCCCAACAAATGGCTCCGGATCGTTGCGGCGCTGCTGGTCTGTGCCCTCGGCATTCTGGGCTCCGTTCCGGCGCGGGCCGAGCACGTCCGCGACCTGGCGAGCGTACGCGGCGTGCGCGGCAACGCCTTGATCGGCTATGGGCTGGTGGTCGGGCTGGACAACAGCGGCGACCAGACGATGATGACGCCGTTCACGGTCCAGAGCTTGCAGAGCATGCTCCAGAACCTCGGCATCACCATCCCGCCGTCGGCCACGGCCAGCATGATGCTGACGAATATCGCAGCGGTGATGGTGACCGCAACCCTGCCTGCGTTCGCGCAGCCGGGGCAGCAGATCGACGTCACGGTCTCTTCCATGGGTACGGCCCGCAGTCTGCGCGGCGGAACCCTGCTCATGACGCCGCTCAAGGGGGTCGATGGAACGGTGTATGCCGTGGCGCAGGGCAACGTCGTGATCGGCGGGGCGGGAGCGTCGCAGAACGGCTCGAAGGTCCAGATCAATCAGCTCGATGCCGGCCGGATTCCGGGTGGCGCAACCGTGGAACGTGCCGTCGCGAGCCCGTTCCAGCGCGGCGGCATGCTGGCGCTCGAACTGAACAGCACCGATTTCGGTACCGCCGCCGCGGTGGCCCATGCGATCAACGCCAAGCTCGGGGCGGGAACGGCGGCGGCCCAGGACGGGCGCACGATCGACGTCAGGGCGCCGGCGGATCCGAATGCGCGGGTCGATTTCATGGCCCGCGTCGAATCTGTCGACGTGGCGCTGGCGGATCCGCCGGCGCGGGTCATCATCAACGCCCGCACCGGCTCGATCGTGATGAACCGCATGGTGACGCTGGAGCCCGCGGCGGTCGCGCACGGAAACCTCTCGGTGACCATTTCGACGACGCCGGTGGTGTCGCAGCCGGGGGCGCTGTCGGGAGGTCAGACCGTGGTCACGCAGCAGAGCAGCATCAAGGTCAAGCAGCAGGGCGGCAGTCTGATGCAGGTGCCGCAGACCGCGAATCTCTCGGACCTCGTCAATGCGCTGAACGCGCTGGGCGCGAACCCGGCGGATCTGGTATCGATCCTGCAGGCGCTCAAGGCGGCGGGCGCCCTGAAGGCCGAAATCGAGGTGATCTGA
- a CDS encoding flagellar L-ring protein, translating into MRSPAFVAILSSALLLGACAEPREPVSENVPMTARAAPYDQYVAPTGSIFRTAGNVDLFSDPKPRAVGDILTVQIAENLNAAQSANSATDKKTSFASQVPGVSVAGIGFHGWNASGAGDNSFAGTGQTTSTDNFTGTITVTVTEVLPNGNLVVAGEKQIGIRRNSEKLKLTGVVNPEFIQPGNIIDSTQLADVRLDYRGGGNIEQSQIQGWFGRFFNSWSPF; encoded by the coding sequence ATGCGTTCGCCCGCCTTCGTCGCAATCCTGTCTTCGGCGCTGCTGCTTGGCGCGTGCGCCGAACCGCGCGAGCCGGTCTCGGAGAACGTGCCGATGACCGCCCGCGCCGCGCCTTATGACCAATACGTCGCGCCGACCGGGTCGATCTTCCGCACCGCAGGCAACGTCGACCTGTTCTCGGATCCGAAGCCGCGCGCGGTCGGCGACATCCTGACCGTGCAGATCGCCGAAAATCTCAATGCGGCGCAGAGTGCCAATTCCGCAACCGACAAGAAGACCAGCTTCGCATCGCAGGTCCCGGGGGTGTCGGTCGCCGGCATCGGCTTCCATGGCTGGAACGCCAGCGGCGCCGGCGACAACTCCTTCGCCGGAACCGGACAGACGACGTCCACCGACAACTTCACCGGGACGATCACCGTCACGGTGACGGAAGTGCTTCCCAACGGCAATCTGGTAGTTGCCGGAGAAAAGCAGATCGGCATCCGCCGCAACTCCGAGAAGCTGAAGTTGACCGGGGTCGTCAACCCCGAATTCATCCAGCCGGGGAACATCATCGATTCGACGCAGCTTGCCGACGTGCGCCTGGACTATCGCGGCGGCGGCAACATCGAGCAGTCGCAGATCCAGGGCTGGTTCGGCCGGTTCTTCAATTCGTGGTCGCCATTCTGA
- a CDS encoding flagellar basal body rod protein FlgG: MIRSLWIAQTGMNAQQMQLDVISNNLANVDTTGFKSSRVEFQDLLYQNLRQPGANSSQQTYLPTGLQVGTGVQPVATEAMFTQGNLQNTGNQLDVAINGNGFIQVQLPDGTLAYTRDGSLHLNNVGQLVTSSGYFVSPPITIPPSATSVTIGQDGTVSVTLPGSSAAQKVGALQLTLFINPSGLQPYGQNLFQQTMSSGTPILTTPGLNGAGLLQQGYLESSNVNVVSELVKMIQTQRAYEMNSKSVSTADSMLAKLSTL; encoded by the coding sequence ATGATCAGAAGCTTATGGATCGCCCAGACCGGAATGAACGCCCAGCAGATGCAGCTGGACGTGATCTCCAACAATCTCGCCAACGTCGACACGACGGGATTCAAATCGTCCCGCGTCGAGTTCCAGGACCTCCTGTACCAGAACCTGCGTCAGCCGGGAGCCAATTCGTCCCAGCAGACCTACCTGCCGACCGGACTGCAGGTCGGCACCGGCGTGCAGCCGGTGGCGACCGAGGCGATGTTCACGCAGGGAAACCTGCAGAACACCGGCAATCAGCTCGACGTCGCGATCAACGGCAACGGATTCATCCAGGTCCAGCTCCCCGACGGGACCCTGGCGTACACCCGCGACGGGTCGCTCCATCTGAACAACGTCGGGCAACTCGTTACGAGTTCGGGATATTTCGTGTCGCCGCCGATCACCATTCCGCCGAGTGCAACCTCGGTCACGATCGGTCAGGACGGTACCGTGAGCGTGACGCTCCCGGGCAGTTCTGCCGCGCAGAAAGTGGGGGCGCTGCAGTTGACGCTGTTCATCAATCCGTCGGGTCTGCAGCCGTACGGACAAAATCTGTTCCAGCAGACGATGTCGTCGGGAACGCCGATTCTCACCACGCCCGGTCTCAACGGCGCGGGCCTCCTGCAACAGGGGTACCTGGAATCGAGCAACGTCAACGTCGTCTCCGAGTTGGTGAAGATGATCCAGACCCAGCGTGCCTATGAGATGAATTCCAAGTCGGTTTCGACCGCCGACTCGATGCTGGCGAAGCTCAGCACCTTGTAA
- a CDS encoding flagellar basal-body rod protein FlgF — MDRLIYTAMTGAQYLFSRQAILANNLANVDTTGFRADFAAMRAVPIQGQTAQPGTRVFAVETTTGSDFSQGPIETTGNSLDAAIKGPGWFTVQAPDGTEAYTRNGAFQVGSDGTLQLPGIGQVQGVNGPISIPINAASVTIAPNGTVSVQTTVAPVPIVVGQLKMVNPPASNLIKGADGLFRTQDGQPASADPTVQLVSDALEGSNVNVIGAMTGMIEASRQYEMQMNLLTTAQQNDQKAETLVSA; from the coding sequence ATGGACCGTCTGATCTACACCGCGATGACCGGCGCGCAGTATTTGTTCTCGCGCCAGGCCATCCTGGCGAACAACCTCGCCAACGTCGATACCACGGGGTTCCGCGCCGATTTCGCCGCGATGCGCGCCGTTCCGATTCAGGGACAGACTGCGCAGCCGGGAACGCGCGTGTTCGCGGTGGAGACGACGACCGGGTCGGACTTCTCCCAAGGGCCGATCGAGACGACCGGGAACAGCCTCGACGCCGCGATCAAGGGGCCGGGATGGTTCACCGTCCAGGCTCCCGATGGCACGGAAGCATATACGCGCAACGGCGCCTTCCAGGTCGGATCGGACGGAACGCTGCAGTTGCCCGGAATCGGCCAGGTGCAAGGGGTGAACGGTCCGATCTCCATTCCGATCAACGCCGCCTCGGTGACGATCGCCCCGAATGGAACCGTGAGCGTGCAGACCACCGTCGCACCGGTGCCCATCGTCGTTGGACAGCTGAAGATGGTCAACCCGCCGGCGAGCAACCTGATCAAGGGGGCGGACGGCCTGTTCCGAACCCAGGACGGCCAGCCGGCGAGTGCGGATCCCACCGTCCAGCTGGTAAGCGATGCCCTGGAAGGCAGCAACGTCAACGTCATCGGCGCGATGACCGGAATGATCGAGGCCTCCCGGCAGTACGAGATGCAGATGAATCTGCTGACCACGGCACAACAGAACGATCAGAAGGCCGAGACCCTGGTGTCCGCATAG
- a CDS encoding flagellar hook protein flgE, translating into MGYGQALSGLDASSQALDVIGNNIANSATVGFKTARAEFADVYANSLWGSSSTAVGIGTSVAAVAPIFTQGNITTTGNPLDIAINGQGFFREVNNGVATYSRDGQFSLNANGDIVNSTGAQLTGYPAGPNGSISSTPPQPLTLSTAPVPPSASTTANFTLNLPANATPPTGTFSPTNPTTYNSSTSMSLYDSLGNAHTMTMYFVNSATPGTWDVYGTVDGTALPTQLGSMTFNSSGGLSGVNSGTATGSTNPAGTMSLAFTPTNGANPVNVAVSFPSSTQYGVPFAVSSNIQNGYTTGQLAGFSIGSDGTILGNYTNGQTVAQGQIALANFTNPQGLAALSNNQFAETSASGAPVVGAPGSGSLGTLQSGALEQSTVDLTTELVNMISAQRAYQGNAEMIKTEDQVQQTLMTLR; encoded by the coding sequence ATGGGATACGGACAGGCACTCTCGGGGTTGGACGCATCGTCTCAGGCGCTCGACGTCATCGGCAACAACATCGCCAACTCCGCCACCGTTGGCTTCAAGACCGCGCGGGCCGAATTCGCCGATGTGTATGCCAACTCTCTTTGGGGGTCGAGCAGCACGGCGGTCGGGATCGGGACGAGCGTGGCGGCGGTTGCGCCGATTTTTACGCAAGGGAACATCACCACGACCGGCAATCCCCTGGACATCGCGATCAACGGCCAGGGGTTCTTCCGCGAGGTCAATAACGGTGTGGCCACGTATTCCCGCGATGGCCAGTTCTCCCTCAACGCCAACGGCGACATCGTCAATTCGACCGGGGCGCAGTTGACCGGATATCCTGCGGGTCCGAACGGATCGATTTCGTCGACACCCCCGCAGCCGCTGACGCTGTCGACGGCGCCGGTGCCGCCCTCGGCGAGCACCACGGCGAACTTCACGCTCAATCTGCCGGCCAACGCAACGCCGCCGACCGGCACCTTCAGCCCGACCAATCCGACGACCTACAACTCGTCGACCTCGATGTCGCTCTACGACTCGTTGGGCAACGCCCACACGATGACGATGTATTTCGTCAACAGCGCAACGCCGGGGACGTGGGACGTATATGGCACGGTCGATGGCACCGCCCTGCCCACCCAGTTGGGCTCGATGACCTTCAACTCGTCCGGCGGGCTGTCCGGCGTCAACAGCGGCACGGCAACCGGCAGCACCAACCCCGCGGGAACGATGAGCCTGGCGTTCACGCCCACCAACGGCGCCAATCCGGTCAACGTTGCGGTCTCGTTTCCCTCCTCGACCCAGTACGGCGTGCCGTTCGCGGTGAGTTCCAACATCCAGAACGGCTACACCACCGGGCAACTCGCCGGCTTTTCCATCGGCAGCGACGGCACGATCCTCGGCAACTACACCAACGGCCAGACGGTTGCGCAGGGTCAGATCGCCTTGGCCAACTTCACCAATCCGCAGGGGTTGGCGGCGCTCAGCAACAACCAGTTCGCGGAAACCTCGGCCTCGGGTGCACCGGTTGTGGGGGCGCCGGGATCGGGGTCGCTGGGGACGCTGCAGTCCGGCGCGCTCGAGCAGTCGACCGTCGACTTGACCACCGAACTCGTGAACATGATCAGCGCGCAGCGTGCCTATCAGGGCAACGCCGAGATGATCAAGACCGAGGACCAGGTGCAGCAGACGCTGATGACGCTGCGCTGA
- a CDS encoding flagellar basal body rod modification protein, whose translation MTTSSTSATAANPWSAILANSTVAPPSTSSAGATGSGSSTGGTSSTSSSSSSGSTSGSQNLQQTFLQLLVAQMNNQDPLNPMDSTQLTSQLAQISTVTGINNLNTNISQLLTQLQQSATIQSGMLTGHNVMVAGSGLNLASNSNGSGASAVGGIDLGSAAQNVTVTVSDSSGNVVQTLNLGPMSAGFQDFAWDGSTSSGSTAPAGNYQFSVTATGSGGASVTASPYNLQPVIGAVPQSNGTTQLMLGNGSQVPYTSVMQIM comes from the coding sequence ATGACCACATCCAGCACGAGCGCGACCGCCGCCAATCCCTGGAGCGCGATCCTCGCCAATTCGACCGTCGCTCCGCCGTCGACGTCTTCCGCCGGCGCAACAGGGTCGGGGTCGTCCACGGGCGGAACGTCGTCCACGTCGTCCTCGTCGTCGTCCGGATCGACCTCGGGCTCGCAGAACCTCCAGCAGACGTTCCTCCAGCTCCTGGTCGCCCAGATGAACAACCAGGATCCGCTCAACCCGATGGACAGCACCCAGCTCACCTCGCAGTTGGCGCAGATCAGCACGGTGACCGGCATCAACAACCTCAATACCAACATCTCGCAGCTTCTCACGCAACTGCAGCAGAGCGCGACGATCCAGTCGGGCATGCTGACTGGACACAACGTGATGGTCGCGGGATCGGGGCTCAACCTGGCATCCAATTCGAACGGGTCCGGCGCGAGCGCGGTCGGCGGAATCGACCTCGGATCGGCTGCCCAGAACGTCACGGTGACGGTCAGCGATTCGTCGGGAAACGTCGTGCAGACGCTCAATCTCGGCCCGATGAGCGCCGGCTTCCAGGACTTTGCCTGGGACGGCAGCACGAGTTCGGGATCCACCGCGCCTGCGGGCAACTATCAGTTCAGCGTGACCGCGACCGGAAGCGGCGGCGCATCGGTGACGGCCTCGCCCTACAACTTGCAGCCGGTCATCGGCGCCGTGCCGCAATCCAACGGCACAACCCAGTTGATGCTGGGCAACGGCAGCCAGGTTCCCTACACCTCGGTCATGCAGATCATGTAG
- a CDS encoding flagellar basal-body rod protein FlgC, translated as MSLFSVFDVSASAVSAQSERLNVVASNLANANSVAGPNGQPYKAREVVFQTHMFGSDPASAGVQVAGVVQNNTAGRKVHDPSNPAADASGNVTMPNVNPVEEMVNMISASRSYQSNVDVMTTAKTLLDKVIQMAG; from the coding sequence ATGTCTCTCTTCAGCGTATTCGATGTTTCGGCGTCCGCGGTGTCGGCGCAAAGCGAGCGACTCAATGTCGTCGCAAGCAATCTGGCGAATGCCAATTCGGTCGCCGGACCCAATGGCCAACCGTACAAGGCGCGGGAGGTCGTGTTCCAAACGCACATGTTCGGCTCCGATCCGGCGTCGGCGGGGGTGCAGGTCGCCGGCGTCGTGCAGAACAACACCGCTGGGCGCAAGGTCCACGACCCGTCGAATCCGGCGGCCGACGCCAGCGGCAACGTGACGATGCCCAACGTCAACCCGGTCGAGGAGATGGTCAACATGATCTCCGCCTCGCGCAGCTACCAGAGCAATGTCGACGTGATGACCACGGCCAAAACCTTGCTCGACAAAGTCATCCAGATGGCCGGATAA
- a CDS encoding flagellar basal body rod protein FlgB, with amino-acid sequence MAEFGGMSAVDFQAQALNLYAKRGQVLAANIANADTPGYLARDFNFQQALAAATGGATSGVAGAAAPVAMAHTNPAHLNGSGAPAGGDSSAATPPLLYQVPLQASMDGNTVNIDQQRAEFAQNSVRYEATVRFLSSKFQQMTTVITG; translated from the coding sequence ATGGCAGAGTTCGGTGGAATGTCGGCGGTCGATTTCCAGGCCCAGGCACTCAACCTGTACGCCAAACGCGGACAGGTGCTGGCTGCGAACATCGCCAATGCGGACACGCCGGGGTATCTGGCGCGGGATTTCAATTTTCAGCAGGCGCTGGCGGCGGCTACGGGTGGTGCCACGTCCGGCGTAGCGGGCGCGGCGGCGCCGGTGGCGATGGCGCACACCAATCCTGCCCACCTGAACGGCTCGGGCGCGCCGGCGGGCGGCGACTCCTCGGCGGCCACGCCGCCGCTGCTCTACCAGGTGCCGCTGCAGGCCTCGATGGACGGCAACACGGTGAACATCGATCAGCAGCGGGCGGAGTTCGCGCAGAACTCCGTTCGCTACGAGGCGACCGTGCGGTTTCTCAGCAGCAAGTTCCAACAGATGACGACCGTCATCACGGGATGA
- a CDS encoding flagellar basal body P-ring biosynthesis protein: MAALALPAGATPAWQGGSDRIAIVRAFAEQEAAREQPAYRAQIEVGTLNPYLRLAPCNQVEPFLYPGARLWGRGFVGLRCMEAGRAWSVSVPVVVHYFGPALIATQPIPVLTPITAAQVQRTEVDLTRDPGGVATRLSQVLDHTLQLPVAAGQAIPLSALQVVPAVRQGDAVTIVGRGTGFSITTDGIALGAAGPGDPVQVKTESGRIVTGTAERGRVVELRF, from the coding sequence ATGGCCGCGCTCGCCCTGCCGGCAGGGGCCACCCCCGCATGGCAGGGCGGATCCGACCGGATCGCCATCGTGCGGGCGTTCGCCGAACAGGAGGCGGCGCGGGAACAACCCGCGTATCGGGCACAGATCGAGGTCGGGACGCTCAATCCGTACCTGCGTCTGGCGCCGTGCAATCAAGTGGAGCCGTTCCTGTACCCCGGTGCGCGGCTCTGGGGCCGCGGCTTCGTCGGCCTGCGCTGCATGGAGGCCGGGCGCGCCTGGTCGGTATCGGTACCCGTGGTGGTCCATTACTTCGGACCGGCCCTGATTGCCACGCAGCCGATTCCGGTGCTCACGCCGATCACGGCGGCACAGGTGCAGCGGACGGAAGTGGATTTGACCCGCGACCCGGGCGGCGTTGCCACCCGGCTGTCCCAGGTGCTCGACCACACCCTGCAACTGCCGGTTGCTGCCGGACAGGCCATCCCCCTGAGCGCGCTGCAGGTCGTTCCGGCGGTGCGGCAAGGCGATGCCGTCACGATCGTCGGCAGAGGAACCGGGTTTTCGATCACCACGGATGGAATCGCCCTCGGCGCAGCCGGGCCGGGCGACCCGGTCCAGGTGAAAACCGAGTCGGGCCGGATCGTCACCGGCACGGCGGAACGGGGGCGGGTCGTCGAACTGCGCTTCTGA
- a CDS encoding negative regulator of flagellin synthesis gives MKITGSPSGPKGAGSTGASGAGRAGGRANAAGPATGTAGTAASGASAAAASPGGTSSAAVHLSQLDAQFAQSDFNAAKVHEITSAIANGSYRVNAGAVAEKLVATAAALAGRPQGAGA, from the coding sequence ATGAAGATCACCGGTAGTCCCTCAGGCCCCAAGGGCGCGGGAAGTACGGGAGCCAGCGGCGCCGGGCGCGCCGGCGGCCGTGCCAACGCGGCCGGCCCGGCCACCGGGACGGCAGGCACCGCCGCGAGCGGCGCATCCGCAGCAGCCGCATCTCCCGGCGGAACGTCCTCGGCCGCCGTTCATTTGAGTCAACTCGATGCGCAGTTTGCGCAATCGGACTTCAACGCGGCCAAAGTCCACGAAATCACCTCAGCAATCGCCAACGGCAGCTATCGGGTGAATGCCGGAGCAGTTGCCGAGAAGCTGGTCGCCACGGCGGCGGCTCTGGCCGGTCGGCCCCAAGGCGCCGGCGCATGA
- a CDS encoding phenylalanine--tRNA ligase beta subunit, with product MIRSGPMESTITELIDCLEQEHRALLAEDVVTLESVVARKERLLSAISSLQAGDRRATAALTGLLTRARALNERNAATLTPRMAFNRVRLNALHGARNGDAAVYTARGAFSAR from the coding sequence ATGATCCGAAGCGGCCCGATGGAATCGACGATCACCGAACTGATCGACTGCCTCGAGCAGGAGCATCGGGCTCTGCTTGCGGAGGATGTGGTGACGCTGGAATCCGTCGTGGCCCGCAAGGAACGCCTTCTTTCCGCCATCTCTTCCCTGCAGGCCGGCGACCGCCGCGCAACGGCGGCGCTCACTGGCCTGCTGACGCGCGCGCGGGCCCTGAATGAGCGCAATGCCGCAACGCTGACGCCGCGCATGGCGTTCAACCGCGTCCGGCTGAATGCGCTGCACGGCGCGCGAAACGGCGACGCCGCGGTCTATACCGCGCGCGGCGCGTTCTCGGCGCGGTAA
- a CDS encoding methyl-accepting chemotaxis protein I, whose amino-acid sequence MLNRFAISKRLLTSFLFLALIGGAIGAIGAWGTWRMDQRAQAMYQDDLSGLKLAARAEASAAYSAQALEQAILTTNADARSTLVEQARQSYKDAIANLEKAAPLFDSSDQGKGLATLAASMLDQYGKDFATVADAIAARSAAPAPGAAQGGAAPVAPITISDDFSNVLSTAETTLHAMVEWKVSNSAADAAATTQVFHTSAWIIGALTAAGVVFAIGLGVVLTRSITRPLEMSIRVADAVSKGDLTCEVVAEGNDELAHLQRSLDSMVSGLRKVVTTVRAGVDSVATASDQIASGNSDLSARTEQQASSLEQTAASMEQLSSTVKQNTDSARQANQLAAAASDVAGRGGKAVGQVVETMGEIEASSRKIAEIIGVIDGIAFQTNILALNAAVEAARAGEQGRGFAVVAGEVRNLAQRSAQAAREIKSLIADSVAKVESGSRQVTDAGKTMRDLVDQVRRVTDLLAEIASATMEQNSGISQVNTAVTQLDQMTQQNAALVEESAAAAASLREQAVQLAQSVATFKVGQSEATRVIAAAQASARTTAPAATPHRAPATVAAPASAPASTGTMKPSAKAEDDWEEF is encoded by the coding sequence ATGCTGAACCGATTCGCAATCTCCAAGCGACTGCTTACTTCGTTTTTGTTCCTGGCGTTGATCGGCGGGGCCATCGGCGCCATCGGCGCGTGGGGAACCTGGCGAATGGATCAGCGTGCCCAGGCGATGTATCAAGACGATCTCAGCGGTCTGAAGCTGGCCGCGCGGGCGGAGGCGTCCGCGGCCTATTCGGCGCAGGCACTGGAGCAGGCGATTCTCACCACGAACGCCGACGCGCGCTCGACGCTGGTCGAGCAGGCGCGCCAGTCCTACAAGGACGCGATCGCGAATCTCGAGAAGGCCGCACCGTTGTTCGATAGCTCGGATCAGGGCAAGGGCCTGGCCACCCTCGCGGCCTCGATGCTCGACCAATACGGCAAGGATTTCGCGACCGTCGCGGATGCCATCGCGGCCCGCTCGGCGGCCCCCGCTCCGGGCGCAGCCCAGGGGGGAGCGGCGCCGGTTGCCCCGATCACGATCAGCGATGATTTCAGCAACGTGCTGAGCACTGCGGAGACGACCCTGCATGCCATGGTCGAATGGAAGGTCAGCAATTCCGCGGCGGATGCGGCGGCCACCACCCAGGTGTTTCATACCAGTGCCTGGATCATCGGCGCGCTCACGGCCGCCGGCGTGGTGTTCGCGATCGGACTGGGCGTGGTGCTCACGCGGTCGATCACGAGGCCGCTGGAAATGTCGATCCGCGTTGCCGACGCCGTCTCCAAGGGTGATCTGACCTGCGAGGTCGTGGCGGAAGGCAATGACGAACTCGCCCATCTCCAGCGCTCCTTGGACAGCATGGTGAGCGGTCTGCGCAAGGTCGTCACGACCGTGCGTGCCGGGGTCGATTCGGTCGCAACCGCATCGGATCAGATTGCCAGCGGCAATTCCGACCTGTCCGCCCGTACCGAGCAGCAGGCGAGCAGCCTGGAACAGACCGCGGCATCGATGGAGCAGTTGTCCAGCACCGTCAAGCAGAATACCGACTCCGCGCGCCAGGCCAACCAACTGGCTGCCGCGGCGTCCGACGTCGCGGGTCGCGGCGGCAAGGCGGTGGGCCAGGTCGTCGAAACGATGGGCGAAATCGAAGCGAGCAGCCGCAAAATCGCCGAGATCATCGGAGTCATCGACGGGATCGCGTTCCAGACCAACATCCTCGCCTTGAATGCCGCGGTGGAAGCCGCGCGCGCCGGCGAGCAGGGTCGCGGCTTTGCGGTCGTGGCCGGCGAGGTGCGCAACCTCGCGCAGCGTAGTGCGCAGGCGGCGCGCGAGATCAAGTCGCTGATCGCCGACTCGGTGGCCAAGGTCGAGAGCGGTTCGCGTCAGGTCACCGATGCGGGCAAGACCATGCGCGATCTGGTCGATCAGGTCCGGCGCGTGACCGATCTGCTGGCGGAGATCGCGTCGGCGACGATGGAGCAGAACTCGGGAATCAGCCAGGTGAACACCGCGGTGACGCAACTCGATCAGATGACGCAGCAGAATGCCGCCCTGGTCGAGGAAAGCGCTGCCGCAGCGGCCAGCCTGCGCGAGCAGGCGGTGCAGTTGGCGCAATCGGTGGCGACCTTCAAGGTCGGTCAGAGCGAGGCGACGCGCGTGATTGCCGCCGCCCAGGCATCGGCGCGAACGACCGCACCGGCGGCGACCCCGCATCGGGCCCCGGCTACCGTCGCCGCTCCGGCCTCGGCCCCGGCGTCCACCGGCACGATGAAGCCGTCCGCAAAAGCCGAGGACGACTGGGAAGAGTTCTGA
- a CDS encoding chemotaxis protein CheW: MGVMERFEAKNPARIQEFLTFRLGGEEYGIDILKVQEIRGYDTVTRIAGAPTFIKGVINLRGVIVPIVDLRMKFNLGEARYDAFTVVIILNINGRVVGAVVDSVSDVLELSPEQIKPAPEFSSLLDQDYITGLGSIRSGEEERMLILIDIDRLMSSADMALISQAHQEAAVPA; encoded by the coding sequence ATGGGCGTGATGGAGCGCTTTGAGGCCAAGAACCCGGCCCGGATCCAGGAATTCCTGACCTTCCGTCTCGGGGGCGAGGAGTATGGGATCGACATCCTGAAGGTGCAGGAGATCCGCGGCTACGACACCGTGACCCGCATCGCCGGCGCGCCGACCTTCATCAAGGGGGTGATCAATCTGCGCGGCGTCATCGTGCCGATCGTCGATCTGCGCATGAAATTCAACCTCGGGGAGGCCCGGTACGACGCCTTCACCGTCGTCATCATCCTGAACATCAATGGCCGGGTGGTCGGTGCCGTCGTCGACTCCGTCAGCGATGTGCTGGAACTTTCCCCCGAGCAGATCAAGCCGGCGCCGGAATTCAGTTCCCTGCTGGATCAGGACTACATCACCGGGCTGGGCAGCATCCGGTCCGGAGAGGAAGAGCGCATGCTGATTTTGATCGACATCGATCGTCTGATGTCGAGCGCGGATATGGCGCTGATCAGCCAAGCGCACCAGGAAGCGGCCGTGCCGGCCTAG